In one window of Gossypium hirsutum isolate 1008001.06 chromosome A01, Gossypium_hirsutum_v2.1, whole genome shotgun sequence DNA:
- the LOC107916702 gene encoding extensin-1 produces MQILPFRGGALVCFIASLLFVASFCNADAKTVEVVGAGECADCAENNLEISQAFSGLRVNIDCMPENGKNFKTRGSGELDKQGNFKVSVPEDLVENGELKEECYAQLHSVSAAPCPAHDGLESTKLVLKSSSDGKHEFGLKGKLRFSPLTCASAFFWPHFKFPPMPKWNHPPLPKFPLPPFKGFHHHYPIIPPIYKKPLPPPSPVYKPPPVPVNPPVPIYKPPPVPVYKPPPVPVKPLPPPVPIYKPPPVEKPHPPPVPIYKPPPVEKPHPPPVPIYKPPPVEKPHPPPVPVYKPPPVEKPHPPPVPVYKPPPVPVYKKPCPPPVPVYKSPPVPVYKKPHPPPVPVYKKPHPPPVPVYKKPCPPPVPVYKSPPVPEPHPPPVPVHKPPPVPVYKKRVPPPVPIYKPPPVPVYNKPLPPRVPVYTKPLPPPVPTYNPKPLPPIPYKPLPPLPKIPPFPKKPCPPLPKLPPLPKIPPKYFHHHPPLPKLPPLPKIPPKYFHHHPKFGKWPPLPPFAPHHP; encoded by the exons ATGCAGATCCTCCCGTTTCGAGGAGGCGCACTTGTGTGCTTCATTGCTTCCTTGTTATTTGTTGCCAGTTTTTGCAATGCCGATGCTAAAACAGTCGAGGTTGTCGGGGCTGGTGAGTGTGCAGATTGTGCAGAGAATAACTTGGAGATTAGCCAGGCTTTCTCAG GGCTACGAGTAAACATAGACTGCATGCCCGAAAATGGGAAGAACTTCAAAACACGAGGATCAGGGGAGCTTGATAAACAAGGCAATTTTAAAGTATCCGTTCCAGAGGATTTGGTTGAAAATGGGGAACTGAAGGAAGAATGCTATGCACAGCTTCACAGTGTATCGGCAGCACCTTGTCCCGCCCATGATGGCTTGGAGTCGACCAAGTTAGTGTTGAAGTCCAGTAGTGATGGGAAACACGAGTTTGGGTTAAAAGGAAAGCTCAGATTCTCACCTCTAACCTGTGCTTCTGCCTTCTTTTGGCCTCACTTTAAGTTTCCTCCCATGCCTAAGTGGAACCATCCCCCTTTGCCCAAGTTTCCACTTCCCCCATTCAAAGGCTTCCACCACCATTATCCAATAATCCCTCCTATCTACAAGAAACCTCTTCCGCCACCGTCCCCGGTGTACAAGCCCCCTCCAGTTCCCGTAAACCCACCTGTTCCAATCTATAAACCTCCACCAGTTCCAGTCTATAAACCTCCTCCAGTTCCAGTAAAACCACTTCCTCCACCTGTTCCGATCTACAAACCTCCACCAGTTGAAAAACCACATCCTCCACCTGTTCCAATCTACAAACCTCCACCAGTTGAAAAACCACATCCTCCACCTGTTCCAATCTACAAACCTCCACCAGTTGAAAAACCACATCCTCCACCTGTTCCAGTTTATAAACCTCCACCAGTTGAAAAACCACATCCTCCACCTGTTCCAGTCTATAAACCTCCACCAGTTCCAGTATATAAGAAACCATGTCCTCCACCAGTTCCAGTCTATAAATCTCCTCCGGTTCCAGTATACAAGAAACCGCATCCTCCTCCAGTTCCAGTCTATAAGAAACCACATCCACCTCCAGTTCCAGTATACAAGAAACCATGTCCTCCCCCAGTTCCAGTCTATAAATCTCCTCCAGTTCCGGAACCACATCCTCCGCCAGTTCCAGTCCATAAGCCTCCTCCAGTTCCGGTATACAAGAAACGAGTCCCTCCTCCGGTTCCAATCTACAAGCCCCCTCCAGTTCCTGTATACAACAAACCACTACCTCCCCGGGTTCCAGTGTATACGAAGCCACTTCCACCACCTGTTCCAACCTACAATCCAAAACCCCTCCCTCCCATTCCTTACAAGCCACTCCCTCCACTTCCCAAGATCCCTCCATTCCCTAAGAAGCCATGCCCTCCCCTTCCTAAGCTACCTCCTCTTCCCAAGATTCCTCCCAAGTATTTCCACCACCACCCTCCTCTTCCTAAGCTGCCTCCTCTCCCTAAGATTCCTCCCAAGTATTTCCACCACCACCCCAAGTTCGGAAAATGGCCTCCTTTGCCACCCTTTGCTCCCCATCATCCTTAA